The following proteins are encoded in a genomic region of SAR324 cluster bacterium:
- a CDS encoding GNAT family N-acetyltransferase: MIQKRILKFDDFLIGGTFEQLNIDDPEEAQIWADHDLAILVENRCGIIEDPNGWSDQQRRYWRNRCLLQTESFLGPEAWGRYQHFWIKASDDRAGIIALGHPTIGKNRLFVGSLYLLPAFRGLGLGKKVLALVEETVFENHLQGIELETDWCWRNAVQFYLENNFWLNKWQGNLTLIKDQGLPNYRFSMKNNWAFFELGSPFNTVVFQAERRKSYTDYTERPPCKTDWNSLRQISLNTFGLFLVMSGWPLKRSFLSRFVPKSSNKRLAPDDLMNYIEDRNKRQPCIY; this comes from the coding sequence ATGATTCAGAAACGCATACTCAAATTTGATGATTTCTTGATAGGTGGGACCTTCGAACAGTTAAATATAGATGATCCGGAAGAAGCCCAAATCTGGGCTGATCACGATTTGGCAATTCTTGTCGAAAACCGATGTGGAATTATTGAAGATCCCAATGGGTGGAGTGATCAGCAGAGACGATATTGGCGCAACCGATGTTTGCTACAGACAGAATCCTTCTTAGGACCTGAGGCTTGGGGAAGGTACCAACACTTTTGGATCAAAGCATCTGATGATCGAGCGGGGATAATAGCTCTAGGCCATCCAACCATTGGTAAGAATCGACTTTTTGTGGGAAGCTTATACCTATTGCCGGCATTTCGAGGTCTTGGCCTTGGAAAGAAAGTTCTAGCTTTGGTAGAAGAAACCGTGTTCGAAAATCATTTACAGGGTATTGAGCTAGAAACCGATTGGTGTTGGCGAAATGCTGTTCAATTTTACCTAGAAAATAATTTTTGGTTGAATAAGTGGCAGGGGAACCTAACCCTCATCAAGGATCAAGGGCTGCCAAACTATCGGTTCTCAATGAAAAATAACTGGGCATTTTTTGAATTGGGTTCACCATTCAATACCGTTGTTTTTCAGGCTGAACGCAGAAAATCTTATACAGATTACACTGAAAGACCTCCATGCAAAACTGACTGGAACTCCCTACGGCAGATTTCACTCAACACCTTTGGGCTCTTCTTGGTCATGTCTGGTTGGCCTTTGAAACGGAGCTTTCTGAGTAGGTTTGTTCCGAAAAGCTCAAATAAGAGATTGGCACCAGACGACCTAATGAATTACATTGAAGATCGAAATAAGCGCCAACCCTGTATCTATTGA